One Clostridia bacterium genomic window, CCGGCGCGCTGATCGTTATAGAGCGTACGACACCGATCGGCGACATCATAGCGACAGGTACCTCGATCGACGCGGATATTTCCGCACGGCTTCTTGAGAATATCTTTTTCAAGGGCGCCGCGCTTCACGACGGAGCTGCTGTTATCCGTGACAACAAGCTCTGCGCAGCCGGCTGCTTGCTTCCGCTTTCACAGAACATGACGATCAGCGCGGAGCTTGGCACGCGTCACCGTGCCGCAATCGGTATGAGCGAAAACAGCGACGCCGTCGTGATAATCGTATCTGAAGAGACCGGCTATATCTCCGTTGCCCTCGGCGGCGGTCTGCAGAAAAATCTTTCAAAGGACCAGCTCAACTCCAAGTTGAGAACGATACTGCTTCAGAACACCGGCGAACGCGGGAGGTTCTTCCGTTCGCAGAAAGGGGGCAAGCAATAATGAAAACCGATCTCAAAGCTAAAGCTAAGTCGTGGTTTACAAAAGACAAGATACTGCTTTATATCATTTCGTTCGTTGTTGCCGTTGCCCTCTGGGCCGCTGTAATCATCTACGCCAATCCCGATACCACCATCGTCATACAAAAAGTCCCAGTTCGCATAAATACAAGCTCGCAGGACGCTGTATCGCTTTCAATAGTTTCCGGCAAGATTGAAACCGTTGACGTTGAAGTAAAAGCGCCGCGCAGTCAAGTCCCGTCGCTTAACACCGAAAGCGTTACTGCGGAGATCGATCTGACCGGCGAAACAAAATCCGGCACTTATGAAAAAGCGATAGAAGTATCGTCGAACAGCGAGTTCGTTAAGATAATCTCCGTTTCGCCCGCGACTACTACTATTGTTCTCGACGTTACTGAGAGCAAGACGCTTCTGATCGAAGTTGACGACGGCGGATACGCTGCTCCGGAAGGGTATTATATCGCTTCTCCATCCCTTTCAACCGACAGTGTCAAGATTACCGGCCCGAAGGCGGTCATCGATGGCGTATCGAGGGCTGTGGTCGATGTTCAGATTGAAGAGGACAGCGTCGGTATTATCGACTTTAGGGACTGTCCGATTCGCTTCGTTGACGCAAATGGCGAGGATGTCGACTTTGCCTCCGCAACTGCGGATGTCGATAAGGTTACCGTATCCGTGCCGATCATCAGGCGTAAGGTCGTTGAACTGAAGCTTGATTTCACGAACACGCCGATGCTTACAGACGACTATTACAAGCTGACCTATTCGATAGGCGATGAAACCTACTCCGAGCTTGAGGATATTGAGATCGCAGCTGTCGACGACGTTTATGAGGAGATATCGTCTATAACGATCGGCACGCTGGATTTCTCAAGGATTTATTCCAGAAGCTACACGACTGAATTTACGCTTGATATGCCTACCGGCGTTACGAATATTTCCGGTATAACAACTGTTGGCGTTACAATCGAATTCACGGGAATGACGACAGACAGCATAACCATTCTGCCGGAAGATATCATCCTGAAGAACGTCCCGTCCGGTAAGACCGCGGCCATAACTTCAAAGTCGCTCCGTGTGACGATTTGCGGTTCTTCTGCTTCAGTTAAACTCGCAAAGAGTAACGGAGTTGAAGCTGCGGTAACACTTTCCGCCACATCTGCCGGCGTACGCGAATACCCGGTTTCCATCAATTTCGGTGAGCTCCAGAACGTCTGGGTCTACGTTTCCGACGGCGCATCCGCCCCGGCAGTTAATGTGGAAATTAAATAGCATGTGATTCAATACCGCATCATCTCTCGCTCAATTCGGGCGAGAGATGATGCTATACTCCGGCGGGAAGCACCTTCCCGCGCTTTTGGTTAGTTAATGAAGTTTTACGATATAAGAGGGAAGTTATGCGAAAGAACTGGATAGTCAAGATCCCCGACAAAACCGCGGAGCGTTCGATCATGTCCGAACTGCATTTATCGCGCGTAACCGCGAGCGTGCTCGCTTCGCGCGGTTTTAAGGACACCGCGGAAGCGGAAGAATTCCTTTCCCCGAAGCACGAATCCGAGCCG contains:
- the cdaA gene encoding diadenylate cyclase CdaA, with the translated sequence MTIQLFGLSPIYVQWNDLLDILIVAFVVYKAIKLFKETRAIQLLKGVALLVAAFFVSGWLELRSLNFILRNTLEIGLFALIVLFQPELKRALERLGGRRLRKFFGFRSSGEDADIKTLNMIDSICEAVGYFKETKTGALIVIERTTPIGDIIATGTSIDADISARLLENIFFKGAALHDGAAVIRDNKLCAAGCLLPLSQNMTISAELGTRHRAAIGMSENSDAVVIIVSEETGYISVALGGGLQKNLSKDQLNSKLRTILLQNTGERGRFFRSQKGGKQ